A region of Deltaproteobacteria bacterium DNA encodes the following proteins:
- a CDS encoding universal stress protein: MNPKKILIAVDASDNAARAVDYVAQLLTDTTTFDVTVLYIERPPNRDFFPSDAEWIKAGVAQEEHIRAFLEESRQKLAATGLPQASVNVAYIPHCQSPVHQSAEFCSLGTSIARDILQFQQSGGFGTLVIGRRGVSRAEEFLFGSVTTKVTHLAKDCTVWVVQ; encoded by the coding sequence ATGAATCCGAAAAAAATCCTCATTGCCGTGGACGCCTCGGACAACGCGGCCCGCGCCGTGGACTACGTGGCCCAGCTTCTGACCGATACCACCACCTTTGACGTGACCGTGCTGTACATCGAGCGGCCGCCGAACCGGGATTTTTTCCCGTCGGACGCGGAATGGATCAAGGCCGGCGTGGCCCAGGAAGAACACATCCGCGCCTTTTTGGAGGAATCGCGGCAAAAACTGGCTGCCACCGGCCTGCCGCAAGCATCCGTCAACGTGGCCTATATTCCGCATTGCCAGTCGCCGGTGCACCAGTCGGCGGAATTTTGCAGCCTGGGCACGTCCATCGCCCGGGACATCCTCCAGTTTCAACAAAGCGGCGGCTTCGGCACCCTGGTCATCGGCCGACGTGGCGTGTCCAGGGCCGAGGAATTCCTGTTTGGCAGCGTGACCACCAAGGTCACCCATCTGGCCAAGGACTGCACGGTGTGGGTGGTGCAGTAA